CttttcttaccccattggcaaataaacaaagcaaaattttgttgttttccagaaaacaagaaaaaatatcttatttcaaTTTACTTATCTAGTAAAAGCATCTggatttatgaatttttaaatatttggactggaaacaatacaaaaaaactaagtaagaaaagcatttttgcagtgtatcaGTGCATCCCTGCTTTTAACAAATCTTGCCTTTAAGTCTTTCCAACTGTCCAGCAGCCGGGCGGCCATGTCACTGATATCAGAAGCCCGAACTTGTGGCTCCTGACTGCGCTCGCTTTCGACATCAGAAACACCTTCCTCCTCATCTTGAGAGGGCGTCCCCACTGCAGCGCCCTCGGCTGGAACAGCCACAATAGCCAGGGCCGATGCATCAGCAGACTCGGCGGCTACAACAGCCTCTGATGATGAGTTTTCAGTAGAAACAGCAGCAGAACCAGGTGGAGTGGTCTCCACAGGGACAGATGGAGATTCTGTAGGTGTGCTCTCTATGGCAACAGCTGTAGATTCAGAGGATACGCTCTCcattataacttctgatggtgGCGTGGGTGTGATTTCTGCAGTGCTGCAACTTGCATTCTCTTCAGAGCTGCACTGTTCAGAAGATGCATTTTCCACCTGGGTTTCAGTGATGGGAGTTTCCACATCAGCAACTACATCGTTACTAACATCTTGTGTAGATATGGTGTCTGTGACTGAAGGGACATCTTCAACTATTGCAGACTCTGTCGGGATCTCTGATGGCTCCTCACTCTTGGTCTCTTCCACCATCTTCTCATCCTCTAGTTGTTCTTCAGGCTTACAGAGGGGTTTTTCTTCAGGCTTACAGAGGGGTTTTTCTTCAGGTTCTTGCATTTCAAGTGTCACTCCCTCATTGCTAGCGGCCTCTGGCATTGAAATTGTGATTTCTACAGTTTCAGGGGGTTCCTGTTTCAGTTCGACCTCAAGCTCAGCTTGACTCTCAGAAGGTGCTTCAATGCTTTCTACTTTCACCTCCCTTTCAATCGTGGCTTCCAACTGTGAAGGCTCATcctccatctcttcctcttcctcatcctcctctTCCTTTCCATCTGAAGCTTTACTAGcatcagacagtgcactgtctaGACTGTTCTCACTGATGATCTTCAACCTACGATAGACCGCTCGCTTGGGAGTGTCCCCGTCCAGCTCAGTGGCCAGCTTGGCCGGTGGACCATCAGGGGTGTTGAGGGGCGTTTGGGCACGGGAGGTGCTCTCACTGGAGTAGCCATCCTGTTCAGCCGGTTGGCTGAGTGGCCGGCTTTGAGCCCAGCGCTGGATAAACTGCAGCACTCGGCTCTCCTCCAGCATGTTCTTCGTTGAGATGGGAAGCACTGCCAGAGCCTTCATTATCTATGAATTttgaaacaacaaaaaaaaaaaaaaagcttcaagaGACTGCACCTTAAATTTCTTTGTAGGAGTTTAAAACTACATACAGCCTTATCATAATTAAGCTGCATTTCTGTCAGCAagtactcgccctcatgtcgttctacacccggaAAGACCCTTgttcttcggaacacaaattaagttatttttgatgaaattcgagttttttttaatctcccatagaaagcaacgaaattaccacattcaaagtccagagaagtagttaagacattgttaaaatattcaacgtgactacagtggttcaaccttaatattatgaagtgacgaatactttttgtgcgcaaaaacaaaacaaaaataactttattcaacaatttttttctaTTCAACCATGTCAGTATCCTATGCAGTTGACCCAGTGCAgtgcttctgtgtttatgtcgGAATGCCAGCTCAGTgttggccgacgctgttcacgtgagcaccaCAGCGcatgtgtgatgctgacgcaggagctggccaatacaGAGTCgccattctgacgtagaacacggAAGCTCTGCAACGTGTCTTCAGTGTAAACTGCGTAGGAGAACGGCAGGGTAGagaggaaattgttgaataaagtcatttttgttttgtttttgagcacaaaaagtattcccatcgcttcataacattaaggttgaaccactgtattcacgttgattattttaacgatgtttttactacttttccggaacttgaatgtggtaatttcttTGCTTTCTATGGGTGATAAAAAACCCTCTTGGatatcatcaaaaaatatcttaatttgtgttacgtagatgaacaaaggtcttatggttttggaatgacatgagagtgagtacttaatgacagaaatttcatttttgggtgaactaaaccctTTAAGGAAAATAGCAGAAATAgattgtgtgtgaatgtgtgtgtgttgaactTTTACCTCCAGCTGTAGTTTAATGTTATTTACAGAGTTGCTCTTAGCTTCAGAAAGTTCAACCATAAATATCCACAGCAGCGAGAGGCCATGGTGATCCAAAAACTGCTTCAGGCACAAGGGATTCTGGGTATTCTGCACAGGCATGCAAAAAACTCAGTAAGACCAGTTTTCAACAATTTTTAAATACTTAACACCACACCAAAAACATGCAGCAGTTTGTACTCAAACACTGCAATCTAATAAATCAAATTCATCTCAGTGTTACATTGTTGCAGTTTACCTGGATGAGTTTAAGGCAGGTGAGTCGCTGCTCCATCGTCTCCACTCGAACCATGAGTCTGCAGAGTGCGATCACATCTTTCTCTCCACATAAGCCTTCTCCATTCTCCTGCAGAGCCTCCAGCTCTTCATCCAACTGCAGAACAACGTCAACCAGTTTAGACACCAGCAGCATCACAGGAGAAATCTTGAACAAACTGTGACCATGGCAAAAGCTCACTTCCAATTTTAAGTCATTTCATTTAATGTAACAGGAAGATGTTTCTACATTATGTGCCAGAGATGAAGAGTGCTAGTTCAAACAAGccataaaaaatgcaaaatgcaatTAGCTTGAATGCATGCAGAATATATTCGCCATGTTATTTGTAGACTAGAACAAGCCCTGAAAGTCTCAGAGCAATTAACATGCAAGCAAGAACAAAGCTGACCCAATTCAACCACAAGATCATTGCTTTGGTACTGTTAGTCTTTAAGATAACACTTTGCTACAACGGTTTGAATATCTGGCAGGCCATGTGTTAGTTAGTTGTGTCTAGCTTTAGCACATAATtcttcattaaataaataacagattataTCAGGTTGTGAACTTGATATGTAAAACGCTTCCAGTCACTGCATGGGTTCATTCGATCTTCCTCTTGTTATTTTCAATAGCTGGATGAAGCACAATAATTAAGCCCTCTTCCTCACCGTGGTAAGTCCACTGTCAGTGTCTTTCTTCCTTGAGCGTTCCCTCTGTTTCTTCCCACCTGCTGCTCGAACACTGACCCGAGTCTCTCCACCAATTAAACCCCGACAGCTAGGAGCTCCACAGAAACACTTCTGGGCCTCTTTActggtggacaggaggaggaagATGTGACATTATGATCAACATTTATGTCGAGTTTCATTTTAGGAACAGCAAGGCTATACAAGATaaaaatgattgtttttttttacccataTCTTTGGAACTGATAATCGAAAGTGAGCTCTGTCCCAGCTGTCACAGCTTTGGTGGTGAAGAAGCCAACACGGAGCTGGCCATTCACAGTCCACTGCAAAGTGTGCAATGGATTAGAAGTGCAAAACAAGGATTTCACATGGAAATCAAAGGCTCTAAGTTCCAGTAGCACTGGAACACTGGGGTAAAAAGTCTGGGACCACAGTGTAAATCAAGTGCACTTACTTTCTGAGTTTCACAATTGGGTTCACAGCTATGATTCATGAAACGGGAACAGTTTCCTTTCAAAGTAGCATCAATTATCTGCAGACATAATTGGGACATATGCTCATCTTTTTTAAACTTAACTCATGAAAGTTAGCAACAACATTTCTAGTTCTCATTTTTTTGCACCAATGACACTAACCTCATTATTTTTCAAAGCCATGAAATAATAGTGAATGTTCTTGTTTCGAGCGTACTCCTTCACCCGTGCTTTAAATTCCCGGTGATCCAAAACTTCTCCGCAATATTCTAAAACAAAGGTGttcctgcaaaaaaaaaaaacatataaatagGTAACTTGCATAAAAGTCAAAGAACGTATCTAATAAGCACTTGTTAAGTGAAGCAAATAATACTTACGGCTGTAGGTCTTTGGCTGCTCGTAAGCCCCAGCCTTTGCTCTCTGTCAAAATTACCTCAAAGTCTGCATGCTGTTTCATTTGGAAGCGCCGGTTGGAGCAGTATACTCCATTTAAACATCGGGAAGAGCTTgaaagaaaaaggaaagaaaataataattttgcctTCCATTTTCTTACTGCAATTTAGAACaagttaaataaattaaagattCCAGTCTCAACAACTGCAATCTGTCAGTAATATAAAATCAGCAAGTAACATACAGGTTCTCTCTGCTATAAGGAAATATTATGATGTAGTAGCCGGATACAGTACCACTCAATCATCAGCAAGCGATTGAGGCAATCGTCCCCACATGCCATAATCCCTCGGGCTCGCTCTTCTCTTGAGAGTATAGCACACTCACACTGCATACGCTTGATGTCACGATGAGACTTATTCTTCTTGCTGCAATGACAAAGACCAGATTTTATGAGCTTAAAGAAAGATCAAATTAAATGGACAAACATAGATCATGGCTCTACCAACACAAAGAACATGAATTTGTTTGCCAGGGACAAAAATTgtgtaaaagagaaaaaaaagacactTACCGTTCTGTCAGATACAAATTTTCTTCGATGAGGTCAAAGTAGGGTGGCATTTTTTTCTGCTTTGCCTTTTCCCTCCACACAGATGGATCCAGGAAGTCTTTTAGACTGAGAAGTGGGCGTTGCACCTCTTGAATATGATGGAAAGATTCCTTACTATCTTTCACAACCCTTGAGCTCTCATCAAAACTATCCCTTTTACTGGTCAGACCAGCCTCTGCCTCATTATCTGATTCAGATTCAAAATCTTGACGTCTCTTCTTAGGTGGGCCCCTTCCTCGATGAGGCTTTTGGTTGTCTTCTCTAGGGGCTTCTGGGATGTTCTGGTTTTCTATGGTGAAGCTGCAATTGCTACTTATCTCATGGGCTTGAACAAATGGGGATGATCCTGGAAGATCAGCAGATAGAATAGGTCCTTGTTTGATCCCTACTACCCTTCTCTCACTATCGTAATCATGGTCATTGGTCAGAGAGTCTGGATGGATCTGGTTAACTGAACTGAGATACTGAAAAGGCACATGTGTATTGACTGGTCTGCTGGTTTCAGAGATGACAGACTGAGCCCATGGATCTTGTCTGTGAGCATTATCAAACAGAGCGATTGCTGGCTGAGATGGGCGTTCAGCGCCATGACTGCTGTCCGGTTGCTGAAATGTACTGCTGGgctgttctgattggttaaaaTCCCAGGCCAAGCAATAACCCTTCCCACCACTGAAGTCATTTGAGTCCCCATATTGCTGCTTCCCTCCCTTCCTTCCATTCCAGCTATCTGGTCTATCATGGTACTGATGGTGATCCGATTCAGGTCGCCTACATGTCTTCTCAGAACTCTGAATAGAGGCTTGGTTTATCTGGGCACAGACATTGGGTCTTTCTTGAACACTCCAGTTCTTGTCCACATGAGCACTGGTAGCCTCCGAATGGCTGGTGCTGTCAACCATGTTGCTCTGCGATTGGTAGGAGACACCTTTAACATCTGGAATTGCAGCCTGTACACCGGCCTTAAAAAGTGCAGCTGATGATTCCTCAAGCTTTGACTGATTGTTAAAACCATAGGCAAATTCCCTATTAATGCTTTTATGTGTATCAGTCAGTTGCTGCCCAGAAAACACCGAGGACCCCAGAGACGGCTCAGTCAAATCATTTGTCTCAAGAGCAATGGTTGAATTTTTTGGCACAACCACCACAGAGTGCAAACGCTTTAAGGAGACCCGCTCATCATCTGAATCAGAGTCCGATTCTTCACTCTCACTGTCCTCACTGTGGCATTTACCATCATGGTTTAAGGAATCAGGGTCTTGAGTTTCAGGCTTAGGTTTGTCTACATTGATTTTCTCTTTACTAGCAGAATGGCAATTAAGGGGAAGATCACTAACAACCACAGCACTTGGTGGCTGAATAATTTCAACAGTCTGATTAACTAGTTCACTATGGGTATGTTGGTTTCCAAGATCAGATGCGTGGGAAATTTCTTTGTGATGAGATTCAACTGAGGTTTCGTCTTGTATTTGTCCTTCTTTAGATTTTTCAGATGGTAATTCAGAGTGTTTCTGTGTACATGATTCATTAGGGGTAGTATCATTGTTAACCTCAGATTTATTTACTAAAATTACCCTTTTCACATCAGGATTCACTATTTTTGCAGGGCTTTGATATTCTGAAGGGACATCACCAACAATATCCCATCGGGATTTTTTCGCACTACCATCCTTTTTCAAAATCCCACTAGGTTGTTCAGAATTCGCACCAAGCTGCTCAGAATCTTTTTCACAGAGTTGAGCACTCGGTGTGACGGGCATAGTGATTTTACTAATGATTAATGATGACCCATCCAATTTAGTGTTTAATTTCAAGCATCCTCCAGCTGGTAATTCTTtcacagaaagagaaagagggTCTGCCAGTGATCCTATTGAATCCTGACTGGGAGAGTGGCCTACACAAAATGTCTCCGCCGGTCCTTCTGTCAGAGCTTCGCTTTGGATTGGAATCTCATCTTTCATTCCAGGTTTATCAGCCTCAGCGGAACTTCTAACTTCAAGGCTTTTACTTGTTGGTGAAGTGGATTGCTTCAAACTTTCAGCTGTCTTGTGACTCTCAGGGACATTTGTGCACTTTTTCAAACTACTAAGATCTTGGTTTGGAGGTTGATGCTCAGTTTGTTGATTTGTTTCAAACAAATTAACTTTGTGCGTAGCTTCATGCATCTGTTGAGAACTGCATTTAGATTTAGGCAGGGTACAGTTGTCATCAATTTTGCTGGATTCCTTTTGAGGAGTAACTGGACTGGGGACTAACTCTGACTGCTTTGTGTTATTACTTAATCGGTCTGTTGATTGTCTCTCTGTTCCAGTAACATTATTTAAAGTTTTGTGATCTGATAAATCTGTTTTTTTGGATGAAGAAGTTCGAGACCCAGATGACCTGTCTGATCCTTGTGactgatgtttttttctgtgctcCTCATCAGATTCAGAGCTGTTTTTATGGACCTTTTTCTCAGACGTTCGCGATGAGGTAGCTCGGTTGGAATTTGAGGTTTTAGCATTAATTTCTGATTTTGAGTGGCCACTGGATTTCCTGTGAACTGCTTCTGCTTCAGGAGAGCTCTTCCTATTGGATTCAGAGTCACCAGCTTTTAAATTAGATCGTTCTGGTTTTGAATGCTGTGTTCTTTTGTCTGACTCAGATGATCGAGAACAATCTGTGGATTTTGAGTCCCTGTGGGATCTGGAGTGAGTGGACGATTTCAATTCTTTTTGCGAGCTAGAGTATGTAGAAGATCGGCTTGAATCACTACCACGAGTCCTTGTCCGCCGGTGGTCATCCTCCGAGTCAGAGCTGTCACGAGACCTGCCATCAGTTCGAGAACGCGAGCTTCTCCTTTCACGATGAGGAGAACTTCTATGAAACCTTCGTTCAGACTCATGGTAATGTGACCTTGACTGTCTCTCACTCCTTGACCTTTCAGATCTGGAATAAGAACTAGTTCGACAGCCTCGAGATCTAGACCGTGAACGACTTTTGGTCCTTCTTCTGTCTCTGTCAGAACGAGAAGATCTTGAAGACGTGTGCCTGGAGTCACGCTCAGACTTTGACCGACTCGACCCCTTTTCATCTTCTTTCCTATCAGGCCTCGGTTTTTCTAATTCCTCTGTTTTGGAATTAGAGGATCTTTTCGCTTCATTTCTCTGGGattcagattttgatttatTTCTGTGGTCACTAGATTTCTGGCTAGATGATGTTCGAATTGAATCTCCATCAGACTCCGAACCTGGAAGTGTGCTGTCTGATCGGGGCTGGGATTTTCTGTTTTCTTCATGCTCAGAACTAATGGAAGAATCCATATCTCCCTTCCCAATATGGGAAGAAACAGGACCTTTAAGGCATGAGTCTATTTTCTCCTGAGGGTTTTCCTCTTTGATAACTTTTTCAGAGGAACTATCAATGACAGAGTTCTTGTGAGACTGTTGCACTGAGGTTTCAGTTTCAACCTTGGCTGAAGATTGAATTTTGTCTGACTCAGGTGGGACTACTGGCTCAGAAATCTCTGCTGAGGCAATGCTGACAATGGAGTTATCTTCAACAACAGTAACGCTGAGAAACTGTTTCTTAAAATGCATCTTTCCAAGAACATGCTTTGATTTGAGGGGGAAGGATACTGGAGCGGGTGCAGTCTGGGTCTCCCCCACTGCTGAAGTATTTGTGTCCACATTCTTGGATTCATCGGTCTGTCCTGCTAGATCTGAAGTAGGTACAGCTCCAGCTTGCAGTGTAGAAGAATTTTCACTTGCAGATTTCTCCGGGCTTGGTGGGgctaaaaataaattttgacGTGGTTTCTTTGTCTGTGTAAAGCTAAAGGAGACCTTCTGTCGACCCTGTTCCTCAAGGTTTACCTTCGCCTTGGTTCCTTTAGGCAGGAGATGGTTTGTCAGTACAACCCTGGGTGCAAGGCCTTTGAATATTACTTGCTTCGGGAGACTTTCAACCTTGATCTAGtgatatatacataaaaaaatacaatttagtattttataacAATGTTTTaagtatgtacatttaactGAGACAAAGATATCTAAACTTAAAACACCTACCGAACAATCTTTCACATCTTCCCTGTTGTCATAAATGAACggcatgaaagaaagaaaacagaacATTAGTCCAGTCAATTTAAAATTTTGGTTATTTTGGGTTTCAAATTAGACCAATCAacatttttatgtaactgacttaaaaacagttatgaacagccttaaagggttagctcatccaaaaatgaaaataatgtcattttttaactcaccctcatgtcgttctacagccGTAAaaccttcagaacacaaattaagatatttttgattaaatttgatggctcagtgaggcctctattgccagcaatgccACCGAAACTCTTTAAGATCCAGAAAAGAACAACAATAtgttcaaaacatatttaaaacagttcatgtgagtacagtggttctactccttaatattataaagtgacgagaatactttttgtgcaccaaaaaataaataaataaataaataaataaataaataatgacttcaacaaaatctagtgatggctgatttcaaaacactacttcgaagctttacgaatcttttgtttcgaatcagtgattcggatcacgcatcaaactgctgaaatcatgcgatttttggcactccaaaccactgtttcaaaacaaaagattcataaagcttcgaaggaatgttttgaaatcagccatcactagattgttgaaaagtcattattttgtttttttggcacacaaaaagtattctcgttgctttacaatgttaaggtagaaccactgaactcagaTGAACTGTTTATATATGTTctgagtacctttctggaccttgagaAATtcggtgacattgctggcaatagaggcatcactgagccatcggatttcatcaaaaatatcttaatttgtgttccaaaaatgaacaaaggtcttatgggtgtagaacgacatgagggtaagtaataaatgacataatttccatttatgggtgaactaaccctttaaagaaaaaaatgtgatgaCTAACTTGTAAGACTAGTCTTAGCAGTTGATGCAACTGGCCCCTGCTGTGAAATAACATCACTCTTTTATCCAACGCGCCAATGCCTAATAGTTATAAAAGGTCTATGACACACAACAAAGACATagtttatattttcttcctatttTCAAAGTCTCTTCATATCATACACAACTGACACACTTGCAACAACAAGCATACTGCTTGCTAGTTCTAATATGAAACCTAAATAAAGCTACAAAGCAACAACTAGGTTACATGTTCCTCTGAGACTCATTTTCTCCATCTGAACTTCCTAATGGAGTCACCTCACAATGATAATAGTAGTAATGGGAGGGGCTTCTCATGCCATTCATCTCTGTCAGATGTCATATCTGTCAGCAATATTTTAATCTACCATGACcccatttaatatttttttaaataatggcACCATCAAGAATCAGGTATAATAGAATGAATAGAATTTTGACGTGTGACCCACTTTAGCCATTCTAATGCAACACTGCTAAATATATTGCTAAAATTATATCCCTAATGACACTCACTATTAGCATAAAATACACTTAGATATCAGGCATGTGAAATCCATTTCATACATAAGCTCAATACTGAACACTGCACAAAAGGCAAAAGCTGTactgtttgttaaaaaaaaaaaaaaaaaaaaaaatttgttaaaaagTACTGTCTAATCTGAACACAGATTCTTTGTTAAAACTTAGCCCACAATTTTCAGGTATAATGCAGCCCACACATTCCAGATGCTGACATTTTATattgtgataaaatgttgtggcatttatgtaaaatttgttttaaaatttagtgGCAGAGTGTGAGGTGAAATGCAAAGAGGTTTTAAAATCTTTTAAGCCTACATATAATATATGCAAGCACTCGGTTATCTAAAATCCCTCAATAGTGCAAAACCAAATTTAGCCTGGAACTGAAGAAGCAGGATTAATATTGCAGGGATGCATGGCTTAACATTCTTGCATACTGTCCGTTGACATAAGGAGCTAAAGATATATTGGCCCATGTCAAATTGGACCTTGAATTCTGCAATTCATGTTCACTGAAGCACAGTTGAAGACTACTGCAAAGCTTCTATTCTATTACAGCAAAAagttaaagttttgtttttgtctgcAGTTTAAGCGAATGGAATACTGCACCCTACCTGAGATCGGGATTCAACAAAGCATCCATTTTGAGGCAGATCTGATGCTGAGCAGCTTGAAGGAAGCTGCAACACTGGGGCAAACCAACTCAGAGAAGTATGCTCTTTGACAAAATGTCACACCTATGGAGAAGAGACAGGATACCTCAATCAATTCAGTCAATGTAGATTCCCTGATACAAACATATTTGTTCTCCACATTTGAACATGTTTGTTTACAGACAGATGAAGCTTCCAGGTATCTAATTGTTAAAAGGTAAAATTGAGGATCTCCACAGATACACCACTAGATGTTTCTTtttaggggctttcgcaccagaggaaccttttcataATTCCTAGAAGTATTGGCTGAACCATTTGCCGTGTACCGCAAGAACTTGGAacgattttagttctaggaactccttttgggggaactaaattagctcctacttcagagtagggtctaaatcAGCTCT
The Chanodichthys erythropterus isolate Z2021 chromosome 2, ASM2448905v1, whole genome shotgun sequence DNA segment above includes these coding regions:
- the setd2 gene encoding histone-lysine N-methyltransferase SETD2; protein product: MDALLNPDLREDVKDCSIKVESLPKQVIFKGLAPRVVLTNHLLPKGTKAKVNLEEQGRQKVSFSFTQTKKPRQNLFLAPPSPEKSASENSSTLQAGAVPTSDLAGQTDESKNVDTNTSAVGETQTAPAPVSFPLKSKHVLGKMHFKKQFLSVTVVEDNSIVSIASAEISEPVVPPESDKIQSSAKVETETSVQQSHKNSVIDSSSEKVIKEENPQEKIDSCLKGPVSSHIGKGDMDSSISSEHEENRKSQPRSDSTLPGSESDGDSIRTSSSQKSSDHRNKSKSESQRNEAKRSSNSKTEELEKPRPDRKEDEKGSSRSKSERDSRHTSSRSSRSDRDRRRTKSRSRSRSRGCRTSSYSRSERSRSERQSRSHYHESERRFHRSSPHRERRSSRSRTDGRSRDSSDSEDDHRRTRTRGSDSSRSSTYSSSQKELKSSTHSRSHRDSKSTDCSRSSESDKRTQHSKPERSNLKAGDSESNRKSSPEAEAVHRKSSGHSKSEINAKTSNSNRATSSRTSEKKVHKNSSESDEEHRKKHQSQGSDRSSGSRTSSSKKTDLSDHKTLNNVTGTERQSTDRLSNNTKQSELVPSPVTPQKESSKIDDNCTLPKSKCSSQQMHEATHKVNLFETNQQTEHQPPNQDLSSLKKCTNVPESHKTAESLKQSTSPTSKSLEVRSSAEADKPGMKDEIPIQSEALTEGPAETFCVGHSPSQDSIGSLADPLSLSVKELPAGGCLKLNTKLDGSSLIISKITMPVTPSAQLCEKDSEQLGANSEQPSGILKKDGSAKKSRWDIVGDVPSEYQSPAKIVNPDVKRVILVNKSEVNNDTTPNESCTQKHSELPSEKSKEGQIQDETSVESHHKEISHASDLGNQHTHSELVNQTVEIIQPPSAVVVSDLPLNCHSASKEKINVDKPKPETQDPDSLNHDGKCHSEDSESEESDSDSDDERVSLKRLHSVVVVPKNSTIALETNDLTEPSLGSSVFSGQQLTDTHKSINREFAYGFNNQSKLEESSAALFKAGVQAAIPDVKGVSYQSQSNMVDSTSHSEATSAHVDKNWSVQERPNVCAQINQASIQSSEKTCRRPESDHHQYHDRPDSWNGRKGGKQQYGDSNDFSGGKGYCLAWDFNQSEQPSSTFQQPDSSHGAERPSQPAIALFDNAHRQDPWAQSVISETSRPVNTHVPFQYLSSVNQIHPDSLTNDHDYDSERRVVGIKQGPILSADLPGSSPFVQAHEISSNCSFTIENQNIPEAPREDNQKPHRGRGPPKKRRQDFESESDNEAEAGLTSKRDSFDESSRVVKDSKESFHHIQEVQRPLLSLKDFLDPSVWREKAKQKKMPPYFDLIEENLYLTERKKNKSHRDIKRMQCECAILSREERARGIMACGDDCLNRLLMIECSSRCLNGVYCSNRRFQMKQHADFEVILTESKGWGLRAAKDLQPNTFVLEYCGEVLDHREFKARVKEYARNKNIHYYFMALKNNEIIDATLKGNCSRFMNHSCEPNCETQKWTVNGQLRVGFFTTKAVTAGTELTFDYQFQRYGKEAQKCFCGAPSCRGLIGGETRVSVRAAGGKKQRERSRKKDTDSGLTTLDEELEALQENGEGLCGEKDVIALCRLMVRVETMEQRLTCLKLIQNTQNPLCLKQFLDHHGLSLLWIFMVELSEAKSNSVNNIKLQLEIMKALAVLPISTKNMLEESRVLQFIQRWAQSRPLSQPAEQDGYSSESTSRAQTPLNTPDGPPAKLATELDGDTPKRAVYRRLKIISENSLDSALSDASKASDGKEEEDEEEEEMEDEPSQLEATIEREVKVESIEAPSESQAELEVELKQEPPETVEITISMPEAASNEGVTLEMQEPEEKPLCKPEEKPLCKPEEQLEDEKMVEETKSEEPSEIPTESAIVEDVPSVTDTISTQDVSNDVVADVETPITETQVENASSEQCSSEENASCSTAEITPTPPSEVIMESVSSESTAVAIESTPTESPSVPVETTPPGSAAVSTENSSSEAVVAAESADASALAIVAVPAEGAAVGTPSQDEEEGVSDVESERSQEPQVRASDISDMAARLLDSWKDLKEVYRIPKKSQVEKESNDRSRDREALMTPRTPSSSREREREREKERDRDRDRDRDRDRDWERERDWERERERERDGERSTLRSADRKRRRGSTSPLPPSSYERGRRNDDRYELANSSKKKLHTKESRNKLSTEERRKLFEQEMAQREAQKQQQQQQQQQQQQQQQQIQTLAFNPLAYTSSPSFMAYPPGYPIQTYVDPTNPNAGKVLLPTPAVEPLCVTPAAGTFEQTPTQPIISDLGLASPSSSTTTQAGPASSLAHIPASLELSSGTQTQQFVQPAVPAQDPSVSVLSVPAQTASTQVQGQQGYTTLWDPNTQQAVTLQTQPTQQYSTTAQPQTAIYYQGQPCQTIYSIPAGYPQTSTPVIQTYTEPAANYLHGQQVYTGHQQGVVVQQGGTVTTIVTSQTVQQEMIVPNSIIDLPPPSPPKPKTIILPPSWKVARDPEGRIYYYHIITRQTQWDPPSWDGTTEEASVEHEAEMDLGTPTYDENPSKFSTKTAEADTSSELAKKSKEVFRKEMSQFIVHCLNPYRKPDCKLGRISNTDDFKHLARKLTHGVMNKELKSCKNPEDLECNENVKHKTKEYIKKYMQKFGPVYRPKEDTELD